Sequence from the Paenibacillus riograndensis SBR5 genome:
ACGATCACCCTACAGATTAGCGTCCTTGCGGGCGCGTTAATCACAGGAGGCGATCCCCAAATGGCAAAACCGGATAACCGGGCGGATAACGTTGAGCATTTACAACAGAGCATTCAGCACACCATGCAGAACCTGCATGAAGCTGAAGACTATTTAAACGAATTCTCTTCTGAGATCAGCAGCAAAGAACGTGAACAAATCGAAGCAAAAAACGAACGCCGTAAAGAAAGCATTAAAGGCTTCCGCGAGGAAGTTAAGGACGAGGCCGCGCATTCCCATGAGTAGTTAAAGAACGGCAGTTCAGCCAAACGGCGGTTCACCCGGTTATTCCGGGCTGAACCGCCGTTTGGCTTGGGTTATAATGAAGGCATATGCGGACTAACGCATCCGATATCCAGGAAAGGTGTGTGCTTATGCATTCTACAGGACCCGATCCGAACGCAGTTCATCCTAACCCCAATATTAAGCAAGTCCGGTTCATCAAAAATACCGTCACCCGCCCCAATATCATCGCCGGAGATTACTCCTACTATGATGATCCTGACGAATCTGTCTCTTTTGAAAGCCGTGTCACCCACCATTATGAATTCATCGGGGACCAGCTGATTATCGGCAAATTCTGCGCCATCGCCCGCGGCACCGAGTTCATCATGAACGGCGCCAATCACCGGATGGGCTCAGTGACGACCTATCCCTTCAACATTATGGGCGGCGGCTGGGAGAAAGCCACGCCGGAGCTGGCGGACCTGCCCTACAAGGGCGATACCGTCATCGGCAACGATGTGTGGATCGGCCAGAACGCCACCATCATGCCTGGTGTAACCATTGGCGACGGATCCATCATCGCTGCCAATTCCACCGTAACCAAGGATGTGCCTCCCTATCATATTGCCGGCGGGAATCCGGCACGCATGCTTAGAAAACGCTTCGACGATGAACTCATTGCCCTGCTGCTGGAGCTGAAATGGTGGGACTGGAGCAAGGAGAAGATCACAGCCAATCTTGATGTGCTGTGCAGCAATGATCTGGAGCGGATTAAGGGCCTCGCAGGTGGCTGCTGAAGTCTTGCCGGGGCTTCCGGTGTACCTTGGCAATGGCTCTTGGCAACGCTATTTTACGCTAGAATTTTTGCATACATTACGTCATACCCAGGCAAAAAGAGCGGTCAATCCCCAACAGGATGAACCGCTCTTAGATTAACCTTTGTCACTCAGCCAGTTTCCCCAGCCTAGCCCGCATCTCCGCATAAGCTTCAGGGGTGCCGACATCATCAATCGCGCCCTCCGTATAGTAGGCCCTGATCTCTTGTCGGGAATGCAGCCACTCGGGAAAATAACTCGGCGCGTCCGGGTTGCCCCCTTCGGCCAGATAACGGGAGAATAGCGGCAGCGTGGACCGTTTATAGATGTAGAGTGCGAATACACCAATGTTCGTCCGGGGCGCCTGCGGCTTTTCTTCCAAAGAAAGGACCCGCATCTCGGCATCCAGCTCAGCCACTCCGACACTGCGCAGCTCCCGGATATCGTCCACCGTCCGGACCAGAATACAATCCTTGTCCACCTGGTGAAAATAACTCAAATATTCCTCAAGGCCAAATCCCAGCACATTGTCGCCCGCCAGAACCAGCAGATCATCCTGTATCTGCTCCCGCCCGATAGCAAACTGGATATCGCCAATCGCCCCTAACCGCCCCTCCGGTGAAGTGGTGCCGTCGTTCAGAATACGAATCGGCTTTGTCCCTCTGTACTTCTGACTCCACTGCTCAAAAGCCCGGAAGAACCGGTCATTGGTCACAATGAGCACCTCCGCAACCTCATCCAGCACCTCCAGACGGTCCAGCAGCAAATCCAGAATGGTACGGCTTCCTTGAACCGGCAGCAGCGGCTTCGGCGTATCTTTTGTTAACGGATAGAGACGGGTCGCATACCCCGCAGCCAAGATTAATGCAATCATCCCCTGTTCGCTCCTCTGCCTGCAAATTGTCCCTCTACTATATACCACCGGAGTCGGCCAGCCAAGGCTACTGCTGCTGATAAAACCGCCTTTGCGATAAGCTGATTGCGCTTGTGCCGGAACGAATCGAACAGCCCATCCCTTGAAGGGATGGGCTGTCAGGAGTAATCCGCTATGGCTTGGATACTGCAAACAAGGATCGGGACAGCAAAACTATTGTTTGTTTGTAGACGGTATGGGCCGCATCGGCATCGCCAAGGAACCCGCCCATATACAGGTGGATTACGCCGTGCAGCGAAGCCCATATGGTGCTCACGATGGTCTGAGTCTCTTCCTTGTCCGAAATCTGTCCCTGCTGCTGGGCGGTGCTGATTAGAATCAACAAGCGGCTCATGGCTGTCATCGTCCCTTGCATACTCTCCGCATCCGGCTTGAACTCGGCAAAAGCCCCTCCAAACATCAGCTTGTAGTAGCTGGTATATTCCTGCCCGAACTGCCAGAAGGCTTCGCCCAAATCCAGCAAATGCTGCAAGGGGTCAGAGGACGGCGGTACTTCTTCAAAACGCTGGGCCAGCAATTTGCAGCCCTCCAGATACAGCTGCTGAGCCAGACCTTCTTTATTGACGAACAAACTGTAAATGATTTTGGTAGAGCAGCCCATCTTTTGCGATACTCTGCGCACAGTGACGGCCTCAGGCCCCTCTTCCTGCAGAATGGCTGCGGCCGCATCAACTACAAGCTTACGGAGGTTTTCCGTATTTTGCAGACGGGCTTCCTGATATGTTTTTAATACCCGCCCCGTGGATGGTGAAGGCTTGTCTTCGTTACTGATAAGGATCACCTTCATTCGGTTATCTTGTTATTGACCAGAAACAAGGTTACTGAGCTTCTAACAGGCATTCTAACCATTTGCAGGAGGGTTGTCAATTGATCCATAAGTTTTAAAAAAAGATTTGACACACATGAACCTTTTGGTTACTATGATTCTCATAGGAAACAGTGTTACCAGTTATGAATTTATGTTCACAAGCTTCACTATCTTTTTTTTGACACCTAGTAACAACGTTTCTAAAATAAAACATCGTAACAAAGGGGCGAAATTCATGAATATTAAAGGGAAATGGTCGCTAATCACTGGGGCCTCTTCGGGAATCGGCGAACAGTTCGCAAGACAATTGGCAAAGGAAGGCAGCCATTTGGTGCTTGTAGCCAGATCCAAACGCAAACTTGATACGCTTGCAGCAGAATTGACCCGAAGCTATGGAATTCAGTGCCAGGTGGTTCCCCAGGATCTATCCATCGAAG
This genomic interval carries:
- the tlp gene encoding small acid-soluble spore protein Tlp; translation: MAKPDNRADNVEHLQQSIQHTMQNLHEAEDYLNEFSSEISSKEREQIEAKNERRKESIKGFREEVKDEAAHSHE
- a CDS encoding Vat family streptogramin A O-acetyltransferase, yielding MHSTGPDPNAVHPNPNIKQVRFIKNTVTRPNIIAGDYSYYDDPDESVSFESRVTHHYEFIGDQLIIGKFCAIARGTEFIMNGANHRMGSVTTYPFNIMGGGWEKATPELADLPYKGDTVIGNDVWIGQNATIMPGVTIGDGSIIAANSTVTKDVPPYHIAGGNPARMLRKRFDDELIALLLELKWWDWSKEKITANLDVLCSNDLERIKGLAGGC
- a CDS encoding nucleotidyltransferase family protein; this encodes MIALILAAGYATRLYPLTKDTPKPLLPVQGSRTILDLLLDRLEVLDEVAEVLIVTNDRFFRAFEQWSQKYRGTKPIRILNDGTTSPEGRLGAIGDIQFAIGREQIQDDLLVLAGDNVLGFGLEEYLSYFHQVDKDCILVRTVDDIRELRSVGVAELDAEMRVLSLEEKPQAPRTNIGVFALYIYKRSTLPLFSRYLAEGGNPDAPSYFPEWLHSRQEIRAYYTEGAIDDVGTPEAYAEMRARLGKLAE
- a CDS encoding TetR/AcrR family transcriptional regulator → MKVILISNEDKPSPSTGRVLKTYQEARLQNTENLRKLVVDAAAAILQEEGPEAVTVRRVSQKMGCSTKIIYSLFVNKEGLAQQLYLEGCKLLAQRFEEVPPSSDPLQHLLDLGEAFWQFGQEYTSYYKLMFGGAFAEFKPDAESMQGTMTAMSRLLILISTAQQQGQISDKEETQTIVSTIWASLHGVIHLYMGGFLGDADAAHTVYKQTIVLLSRSLFAVSKP